Part of the Oceanivirga salmonicida genome, TTTTGAGTAATTACAACTTTCAATTTTCCTTTTTCCTCCATTTTAACTAAACTTGTATGAGCAAGATTTGGTAAAACTCCATGTACTATTAATTTTTCTTTATAGAACTTATAAAACTCATTAGGGTGTTTCACAAAAAAACTATGAGATAGTATAGTTTCTGGCGGATAATCATATTTTTGATTATATAATCCATCTACACTTCTAAAATCTGGTATTCCACTTTCTGTTGAAACTCCTGCACCACCAAAAAAGACTATATTATTACTCTCATTATACATTTTTTGTAATTTTTCAATTTTATCTTCCATAATTATTACCTCATATTCTAAATATATAGAAATGACTATATTTTCATTAATAATTTTATTTATTTCTTATATTTATCCTATTATTTCTCAATTTCCAATTGTAATCTTTGAATTATTTTTCATATGGTTTAATATTTTTTTTCTCTTTTTGACAAATTCTTTGTATCATTCTTTGTATCGTTGATATAATTCATATTATATAATGTGATTATTATTATATTCTTTGATATATTAAAATCTAGTTGTTTATCAAAATTTTTATAGTCATCTAATATTCTTCTAATTCTAGTTGCGTAATTTTCTATATAATCAGCTTTATCTAATGCTTCTACAGTTATTAAATTTCTTCTATCTGTAGAACCATTTTTTATATTTTCTAATGTTAATACATTAGGAAGTGATCCTGATGAAAATATAGATACCCTATCATCATAAAATTCTATCTTTATATTTCCACTCATTGTCTAGTCTCTATGACAATATGCATTTTCCCTTAATACTCTTTCTAGATAATCTCTTCCCAGTTATAACTATCTTTCTTTTATTTATTATATTTGCATATATCCTTTAATCCTCCTAAATTGTTTTATATTTATAATTAAATAACATTTAATTTAACAACAATTTAACCAACCCAACCATCTTATCCTTTTCCTTTGGATCTGAATTTGCTATAACTAATGTTAAAGTTGATAATGCTTGTGGGTTAATTTTATCTATAAAGTTATATCCAAATTTATTTAATAACCATATAAATGAAAATGCTCCACTACGTTTATTTCCATCATTAAATGGATGATTCTTTACAACAAAATATAATAAGTGTGCTGCTTTTTCTTCAACACTTGGATAAACATCTTGTCCAAATACACTTTGAAATACATTTCCAAATATTCCTGCTAATGCATCC contains:
- a CDS encoding Sir2 family NAD-dependent protein deacetylase translates to MEDKIEKLQKMYNESNNIVFFGGAGVSTESGIPDFRSVDGLYNQKYDYPPETILSHSFFVKHPNEFYKFYKEKLIVHGVLPNLAHTSLVKMEEKGKLKVVITQ
- a CDS encoding ATP-binding protein, with protein sequence MSGNIKIEFYDDRVSIFSSGSLPNVLTLENIKNGSTDRRNLITVEALDKADYIENYATRIRRILDDYKNFDKQLDFNISKNIIIITLYNMNYINDTKNDTKNLSKREKKY